The following proteins come from a genomic window of Elusimicrobiota bacterium:
- a CDS encoding 2-oxoacid:acceptor oxidoreductase subunit alpha has product MAGKAKQLVPAVTVRFAGDSGDGMQLTGDQFTDTTAVMGNDFSTFPDFPAEIRAPAGTLPGVSSFQIQFSETPAFTPGDVADVLIAMNPAALKVNLRHVKKGGLMILNENAFDEDGLEKAAFPTNPLTDGTLRDWQVVRLPLSDLTVNALKDHPLRASEKERCKNFFALGLMFWLYDRNLDHTIEWISAKFAKKPEFVAANIAALKAGYNHADITELMPTRFEVRKSKLEPGTYRKVTGNEAAALGFIAAAELAGKTLFLGSYPITPASSILQDLSYRKDFGVRTFQAEDEIAAIGSAIGASFGGELGITTTSGPGLCLKSEALNLAVIAELPLVVIDVQRTGPSTGMPTKTEQTDLLQAMFGRNGESPVAVVAPQSPAHCFETAIEAVRLALTHMTPVIYLSDGYLANSAEPWKLPALESLPKITVQHPTRGKGPFQPYARDPQTLARPWAKPGTPGLEHRIGGLEKADITGTVSYDPDNHEKMVKLRAEKVARIADDIPELTVRGPQSGPLLVLGWGSTHGAIHAAVDEVNAAGKGPVAQAHLTHLNPFPKNLGAVLSRYKTVLVPELNSGQLLMLLRHQFHTLGQKDGTRLTGYNRIRGVPFFVSEVRQAIEELL; this is encoded by the coding sequence ATGGCCGGCAAGGCGAAACAACTCGTCCCCGCGGTGACGGTACGCTTCGCGGGGGACTCGGGCGACGGCATGCAGTTGACCGGGGACCAGTTCACCGACACCACGGCCGTGATGGGGAACGACTTTTCCACTTTTCCCGACTTCCCCGCGGAAATCCGCGCCCCGGCGGGCACCCTGCCCGGCGTCTCCAGCTTCCAAATCCAATTTTCCGAAACGCCGGCCTTCACCCCCGGCGACGTGGCGGACGTCCTGATCGCCATGAACCCCGCCGCCCTCAAGGTCAATTTACGCCACGTAAAAAAGGGCGGTCTCATGATTTTGAACGAAAACGCCTTCGACGAGGACGGCCTGGAGAAAGCCGCCTTCCCCACGAACCCCCTGACGGACGGGACCCTGCGCGACTGGCAAGTGGTGCGCCTGCCGCTCTCGGACCTCACGGTCAACGCTTTAAAGGACCACCCGCTGCGCGCCTCCGAAAAAGAACGCTGCAAAAACTTTTTCGCCCTCGGGCTCATGTTCTGGCTCTACGACCGAAACCTGGACCACACCATCGAATGGATTTCGGCGAAATTCGCCAAGAAGCCGGAATTTGTGGCCGCCAACATCGCCGCCCTGAAAGCGGGATACAACCACGCCGACATCACGGAGCTCATGCCCACGCGGTTCGAGGTGCGCAAATCCAAATTGGAGCCCGGCACCTACCGCAAGGTCACGGGCAACGAGGCCGCCGCCCTCGGGTTCATCGCCGCCGCGGAACTCGCCGGCAAAACTCTGTTCCTGGGGTCCTACCCCATCACCCCGGCCTCCAGCATTTTGCAGGACCTGTCCTACCGCAAGGATTTCGGGGTTCGGACGTTCCAGGCGGAGGACGAGATCGCCGCCATCGGCTCGGCCATCGGCGCCAGCTTCGGCGGGGAATTGGGCATCACCACCACCTCGGGCCCGGGGCTCTGCCTCAAATCCGAGGCCTTGAACCTGGCGGTGATCGCCGAGCTCCCCCTGGTGGTCATCGACGTTCAACGGACCGGCCCCTCCACCGGCATGCCCACCAAGACCGAGCAGACGGATCTGTTGCAGGCGATGTTCGGGCGGAACGGCGAGTCCCCCGTGGCGGTGGTCGCCCCCCAGAGCCCGGCGCACTGTTTTGAAACGGCGATCGAGGCCGTCCGGCTGGCGCTCACCCACATGACGCCCGTCATCTATCTGTCCGACGGTTACCTGGCCAACTCGGCCGAACCTTGGAAATTGCCGGCCCTGGAATCCCTGCCCAAAATCACGGTGCAACACCCCACGCGGGGGAAAGGGCCCTTCCAACCCTACGCCCGCGACCCCCAAACCCTGGCGCGCCCCTGGGCCAAGCCCGGCACGCCGGGTCTGGAGCACCGCATCGGCGGTTTGGAAAAAGCCGACATCACCGGGACCGTCAGCTACGACCCCGACAACCACGAAAAAATGGTCAAACTGCGGGCGGAAAAAGTCGCCCGCATCGCCGATGACATCCCCGAATTGACCGTGCGCGGCCCCCAGAGCGGCCCCCTCCTGGTCCTGGGCTGGGGCAGCACCCACGGGGCCATTCACGCCGCCGTGGACGAAGTGAACGCCGCGGGCAAGGGCCCGGTGGCGCAGGCTCACTTGACGCACCTCAATCCCTTCCCCAAAAACCTCGGGGCGGTGTTGAGCCGCTACAAAACCGTCCTGGTCCCCGAGTTGAACAGCGGCCAATTGCTCATGCTCTTGCGACACCAATTCCACACGCTGGGGCAAAAAGACGGCACGCGGCTCACGGGATACAACCGGATCCGCGGCGTTCCTTTTTTCGTTTCCGAAGTCCGCCAAGCCATCGAGGAGCTCCTGTGA
- a CDS encoding 2-oxoacid:ferredoxin oxidoreductase subunit beta, producing the protein MQQTLAKFDIPRENYVFVSGIGCSSRFPYYMNTYGFHTIHGRAPTIATGLRLVNPDLSIWVITGDGDALSIGGNHFIHAMRRNLNFNVLLVNNEIYGLTKGQYSPTSPTGKVTKSSPYGSIEHPINPLCLAIASEATFIARTLDSDPRHMSAVMERAMRHKGVSFIEVYQNCIIFNDKAHAPVTGRDTREDRMVYLENGKPLVFGRVDDKKAILLNGLYPEIVKFDPANTQGLLIHNEADPRPNNAYLLTQLTHPDFPVPFGVLRCVEKPTYDDLMNQQIQDVIKKKGRGRLKDLLYTDDTWTVTP; encoded by the coding sequence ATGCAACAAACCCTGGCCAAATTCGACATTCCCCGGGAGAATTACGTCTTCGTCTCCGGCATCGGCTGCTCCTCCCGGTTCCCGTACTACATGAACACCTACGGGTTCCACACGATCCACGGCCGGGCCCCCACCATCGCCACGGGGCTGCGGCTCGTCAACCCGGACCTGTCCATTTGGGTGATCACCGGCGACGGCGACGCCCTGTCCATCGGCGGCAACCACTTCATCCACGCCATGCGACGCAATCTCAATTTCAACGTGTTGCTCGTCAACAACGAAATTTACGGCCTGACCAAGGGACAGTATTCGCCCACCTCGCCCACGGGCAAGGTGACGAAGTCCTCCCCCTACGGGTCGATCGAGCACCCCATCAACCCGCTCTGTCTGGCCATCGCCTCCGAGGCCACATTTATCGCCCGCACGCTCGACTCCGACCCGCGCCACATGTCGGCCGTCATGGAGCGCGCCATGCGCCACAAGGGCGTGTCCTTCATCGAGGTCTACCAAAACTGCATCATTTTTAACGACAAGGCCCACGCCCCCGTGACCGGACGCGACACCCGCGAAGACCGCATGGTGTATTTGGAAAACGGCAAACCCCTGGTCTTCGGCCGCGTCGACGACAAAAAAGCCATCCTTCTCAACGGCCTTTACCCCGAAATCGTGAAATTCGACCCGGCGAACACCCAGGGGCTCCTGATCCACAACGAGGCGGACCCCCGCCCCAACAACGCCTACCTCCTCACCCAATTGACCCACCCCGATTTTCCCGTGCCTTTCGGCGTGCTGCGCTGCGTGGAAAAGCCCACCTACGACGACCTGATGAACCAGCAGATTCAGGACGTGATCAAGAAAAAGGGCCGCGGCCGCTTGAAAGATCTGCTGTACACCGACGACACCTGGACGGTGACCCCATGA
- a CDS encoding CBS domain-containing protein encodes MTPCPFCGQKNLPGDDRCKHCMHSLMQKSLPHTRRRGDAFQDALLNEPVSELLTGADLLVCSPDDAVAEILAIFQKEKKGCVLVYKKKKMVGILSNRDLLLRVAETNRDLDKLKVEDVMTRNPGWVHPEDPIAFAVNKMSVGGYRHVPVLNADGTPVSILLIRDVLRYLSVSKKSY; translated from the coding sequence ATGACCCCCTGCCCTTTCTGCGGCCAGAAAAACCTGCCCGGCGACGACCGGTGCAAACACTGCATGCATTCCCTCATGCAAAAAAGCCTCCCGCACACCCGCCGCCGCGGCGACGCCTTCCAGGACGCCCTCTTGAACGAGCCCGTTTCGGAGCTCCTGACCGGGGCGGACCTGCTCGTCTGCAGCCCCGACGACGCCGTGGCCGAAATCCTCGCGATCTTTCAAAAAGAGAAAAAAGGCTGCGTGCTTGTCTACAAGAAAAAGAAAATGGTGGGCATCCTGTCCAACCGCGACCTCCTGTTGCGCGTGGCGGAGACGAACCGCGACCTCGACAAACTGAAGGTCGAGGACGTGATGACCCGGAACCCCGGCTGGGTCCACCCCGAGGACCCCATCGCCTTCGCGGTCAACAAAATGTCCGTGGGGGGGTACCGCCATGTGCCCGTTTTAAACGCCGACGGCACACCCGTCAGCATCCTCCTCATCCGCGACGTCCTGCGTTACCTCTCGGTCTCCAAGAAAAGTTATTGA
- a CDS encoding type II secretion system protein translates to MFKKRSPMGFTLIEVMLVVAIIGLLAAIAIPKFADMTRKAREAATYGNLGGLRAALRIYYADTEGLYPDRFFVAQVLTSGGKYIDSIPPCDIPLPGHQKMRILKAPEVVPHLDGGYFYYRDPQECRFFVFPTDGLGSLVGINIACTHLDVKGKSWGRGEVGAS, encoded by the coding sequence ATGTTCAAAAAACGATCTCCAATGGGTTTCACGTTGATTGAGGTGATGCTGGTTGTGGCCATTATCGGTTTGCTTGCCGCCATAGCAATACCGAAATTCGCCGATATGACTCGCAAGGCCCGGGAGGCCGCCACTTATGGGAACCTCGGAGGGCTCCGGGCCGCGTTGAGGATTTATTACGCCGATACGGAAGGTCTGTATCCCGATAGATTTTTTGTCGCTCAAGTGCTGACATCGGGAGGAAAATATATTGATTCCATCCCCCCCTGCGATATCCCTTTGCCAGGCCACCAAAAGATGAGAATTTTGAAAGCCCCCGAAGTGGTTCCCCACTTGGACGGGGGGTACTTTTATTATAGGGATCCACAGGAATGCAGATTTTTTGTATTTCCAACGGATGGTCTTGGATCCTTGGTCGGGATCAACATCGCCTGCACACATTTGGACGTAAAAGGAAAAAGTTGGGGGCGTGGGGAGGTGGGTGCGAGTTGA
- the trxB gene encoding thioredoxin-disulfide reductase, which produces METRHVVIIGSGPAGYTAALYTSRAGLKPLVLGGFMKGGQSGGQLMTTTDVENFPGFPDGIAGPELMVNMRKQAQRFGAEVLDKDVESVDFSTRPFKVVTDEAEYSAKAVIIATGATAKRLHNDAEAKFWNRGISACATCDGALPIFRNKPIAVIGGGDTAMEEALFLTRFGSQVILLHRRDEFRASKVMIERVRKNPKILLKTPYVLEDTHGEKTLEQIRIKNVATGAVETLAANGLFMAIGHEPNTGVFRGQIDLHDTGYVKTDGHTRTNVTGVFAAGDCVDHVYRQAVTAAGQGCMAAIAVERWLAEHPQ; this is translated from the coding sequence ATGGAAACACGCCATGTTGTCATTATTGGGTCCGGTCCCGCCGGTTACACCGCCGCGCTCTACACCTCCCGGGCGGGCTTGAAGCCCTTGGTCCTGGGCGGCTTTATGAAAGGCGGTCAATCGGGCGGACAGCTCATGACCACCACGGACGTCGAAAATTTCCCCGGCTTTCCCGACGGCATCGCCGGCCCCGAACTCATGGTCAACATGCGCAAACAGGCCCAACGGTTCGGCGCCGAGGTGCTCGACAAAGACGTGGAGTCGGTGGATTTTTCCACCCGCCCCTTTAAGGTGGTGACGGACGAGGCCGAGTACAGCGCCAAGGCGGTCATCATCGCCACCGGCGCCACGGCCAAACGCCTGCACAACGACGCCGAGGCCAAGTTCTGGAACCGGGGCATTTCCGCCTGCGCCACCTGCGACGGCGCGCTCCCGATTTTCCGCAACAAGCCCATCGCCGTGATCGGCGGCGGCGACACCGCCATGGAAGAGGCCCTCTTCCTGACCCGCTTCGGAAGCCAAGTGATCCTCCTTCACCGTCGCGACGAATTCCGCGCCTCCAAGGTGATGATCGAACGGGTCCGGAAAAACCCCAAGATCCTTTTGAAGACCCCCTACGTGCTGGAAGACACCCACGGCGAGAAAACCCTCGAGCAAATCCGGATCAAAAACGTCGCCACCGGCGCCGTGGAAACCCTGGCCGCCAACGGGCTTTTCATGGCCATTGGCCACGAACCCAACACCGGCGTTTTCCGCGGCCAAATCGACCTCCACGACACGGGCTACGTCAAGACCGACGGCCACACCCGAACCAACGTGACGGGCGTGTTCGCCGCCGGCGACTGCGTGGACCACGTCTACCGCCAGGCCGTCACCGCCGCGGGCCAGGGCTGCATGGCGGCCATCGCCGTCGAGCGCTGGCTCGCCGAACACCCCCAATAA
- a CDS encoding discoidin domain-containing protein: MTRIHRFALGAAVGAALFAVPLRAALTPASTNGEEAFLLNCGSTENHVLNGNYWMKDEPFESLYRWGHFGGEAAVDNSAVTPALSEVYRSHRFGRFVKYRLEVPPGGYFIRLHFNETYWDEPGKRLFRVRLNGTEYQYADPKTGQIKNTLDIWSLAGGKNKPYTISFNLPINHDGINVEVYQNDGDPDNAMISGIEAVATQFYEREFLKWMAKKLFWYFWNEADPTTGLVSDTANSYGAGYSPKAHIAATGFGLSLISAAADRGWITTQEAADRTRKILNVFENIAPHQEGFWYRFMKGATAERWVDGADKSEISTVDSSLFILGALQAGEYFRGTPNNDITEQADRLYRRMDWTKYINKAGGDVRRNTFLSMGWSNEEGYLPALWGDYSEAMFIYPLAFGSPTHAISTAAWTNLNRMWGQRQGIEYMNGPHPTPLFLHQFHHLYYNFRGVYNDFTDQGLHDDFGDYSKNSLLATEVNRLTCLNDGRYAENRWGLTPAYGSDGIYHVWGLDNHDGHVAPSAAGASIGLTHYHSANYTNTLAALRHMYFQYKHHVWGRNGFTDSFNVTQSTSPVTLGINNGPLAIAIINQLTEDGRLRVMESLMKNGHIKRGLAATGLRPYTAPYAFASSVMSDNHARYAVDGDSATRWESVWEDPQFLAMDFISAKTVNKVTLHWETAHAKKYRVQYSNDNAHWTDAAVITDGDGGQDVVTFPAMTARYFRVKGEQRGGAGDTVWGYSLWEVAFENDPTLRPTAPTQLHATRRTGNSLGWAWTDNSGNEDGFRFYGASAPEGPYTLLATLPAGTTSHTELGLPADTAFFRRITAFQGEAESEPNQAEGRTTPLNAVLGPEAADGTLRSALDENGVLHVTYFDPSQRGLRYVTWNGTNWSSPEWIDENATGYPAADGSAMFLVASDLALDARGRPHVVFYTESEGLRWAVSENGAWTKETVAATDASVIANLVVDPSGEPRVLWSAPGQGAALLTARRSPTGWTAEPVATGVTANTSHLALDESGRVHVAYGTNDGPHALYYTVRDAEGWSAPEPVDSLEEWRYRVEPTILIDGEGRPRVVDCLNNRDGRVRYNVRTDSGWIGEYAHYDEPDWEHTGTPAPGFALDGAGAPRTLYALHFNYNPHWFRTVLGVRGETGWTETVLAEDARWGAPAALTLDAQGGAQLLTLSTEGRLRLIRENTGAPAPVGGGRTSRAQAPRGLTGAARGNNVTWTWTDGASNETGYRLYGATSAAGPFALIADLPPNATAHTETGVSPRIPQYRYVTVRNAGGSVASALAKSGLARPARPTGVAVSTRTADSLTWSWTDHADNETGYRVRRAADGTVLSDDLPADTTVWTQPGLSPNTPQRIVIEAFNEAGSATSVPSRTAFTLANAPVGSTLSWADSVWTLTWDPNGNPANTVYRVFRSLSGAAFTPVHRGTAHTAALPTTPANRPVVFKVTAQNGDGIATGFDVEIATRTPVAPRTAALAVTPNPYRPSRGDPLFVDGLAANARVRLYAASGRLVVELTADGEGQARWDGRSGDGRPVATGVYLGVVDGDGSRQVFRVAVLK; this comes from the coding sequence ATGACACGAATCCACCGTTTTGCGTTGGGCGCGGCCGTCGGGGCCGCGCTGTTCGCCGTCCCGTTGCGCGCCGCGCTCACGCCCGCCTCGACCAACGGGGAGGAAGCCTTCCTCCTCAACTGCGGCAGCACCGAAAACCACGTTTTGAACGGCAATTATTGGATGAAGGACGAACCCTTCGAATCCCTTTACCGCTGGGGCCATTTCGGCGGCGAAGCCGCCGTGGACAATTCGGCGGTGACCCCCGCGTTGAGCGAAGTCTACCGGTCGCACCGTTTCGGCCGGTTTGTTAAATACCGCTTGGAAGTCCCCCCCGGGGGCTACTTCATCCGGCTGCATTTCAACGAGACCTATTGGGACGAACCCGGCAAACGACTTTTTCGTGTTCGGCTGAACGGAACCGAATACCAATACGCCGACCCCAAAACGGGGCAAATCAAAAACACCCTGGACATCTGGTCCTTGGCGGGTGGGAAAAACAAGCCTTACACCATCTCTTTTAACCTGCCCATCAATCACGATGGCATCAACGTCGAGGTTTATCAGAACGACGGCGACCCCGACAACGCCATGATCTCCGGGATCGAGGCCGTGGCCACCCAATTTTACGAGCGGGAGTTTTTAAAATGGATGGCCAAGAAATTGTTTTGGTATTTCTGGAACGAGGCCGACCCCACCACCGGCCTCGTGAGCGACACGGCCAACAGTTACGGGGCGGGTTACTCCCCCAAGGCCCACATCGCCGCGACGGGCTTTGGGCTTAGCTTGATCTCCGCGGCCGCCGACCGTGGCTGGATCACCACGCAGGAGGCCGCCGATCGCACGAGAAAAATCCTGAATGTCTTTGAGAACATCGCGCCCCACCAGGAGGGGTTTTGGTACCGATTCATGAAAGGGGCCACCGCCGAACGCTGGGTGGACGGGGCGGACAAATCCGAAATCTCAACCGTCGACTCGTCCCTCTTCATCCTCGGCGCCCTGCAAGCGGGAGAATACTTCCGCGGCACGCCGAACAACGACATCACCGAGCAGGCCGACCGCCTTTACCGCCGCATGGATTGGACGAAATACATCAACAAAGCCGGCGGGGACGTCCGGCGGAACACATTCCTCTCCATGGGGTGGAGCAATGAAGAGGGGTACCTTCCCGCGCTTTGGGGCGACTACTCCGAAGCCATGTTCATCTACCCCCTCGCCTTCGGCTCCCCGACGCACGCCATTAGCACGGCCGCCTGGACCAATCTGAACCGAATGTGGGGCCAGCGTCAGGGCATCGAATACATGAACGGCCCCCACCCGACGCCTCTTTTCCTTCACCAGTTCCACCACCTCTATTACAATTTCCGCGGTGTGTACAACGATTTCACCGACCAGGGCCTGCACGACGACTTTGGCGATTACTCCAAAAACTCCCTGTTGGCCACGGAGGTTAACCGGCTCACCTGCCTCAACGACGGACGCTATGCCGAAAACCGCTGGGGCCTGACCCCGGCCTACGGGTCCGACGGTATTTATCACGTCTGGGGCCTGGACAACCACGATGGCCACGTGGCACCGTCCGCCGCGGGCGCCTCCATCGGCCTCACCCATTACCACTCCGCCAACTACACCAACACCCTCGCCGCCCTGCGACACATGTACTTTCAATACAAACACCACGTCTGGGGCCGCAACGGGTTCACCGATTCATTCAACGTGACCCAATCCACGTCCCCCGTGACGCTGGGGATCAACAACGGGCCCCTGGCCATCGCCATCATCAACCAGCTGACGGAGGACGGCCGCCTTCGGGTCATGGAAAGCCTCATGAAAAACGGACACATCAAACGCGGTTTGGCGGCGACGGGATTGCGCCCCTACACGGCGCCCTACGCCTTCGCCTCCTCCGTCATGAGCGACAACCACGCCCGCTACGCCGTGGACGGGGATTCGGCCACCCGCTGGGAATCGGTCTGGGAGGACCCGCAATTCTTGGCCATGGACTTCATTTCCGCCAAGACGGTGAATAAAGTCACCCTCCATTGGGAAACCGCCCACGCCAAGAAGTACCGCGTGCAATACTCCAACGACAACGCCCACTGGACCGACGCCGCCGTCATCACGGATGGCGACGGCGGCCAGGATGTCGTGACCTTCCCCGCGATGACCGCGCGTTATTTCCGCGTGAAAGGCGAACAACGGGGCGGGGCGGGCGACACCGTGTGGGGTTATTCCCTGTGGGAAGTCGCCTTTGAAAACGACCCAACCCTGCGACCGACCGCGCCGACCCAGTTGCACGCCACCCGCCGCACCGGAAACAGCCTGGGCTGGGCGTGGACCGACAACAGCGGGAACGAGGACGGGTTTCGCTTTTACGGCGCCTCCGCTCCCGAAGGGCCCTACACGCTTTTAGCGACCCTGCCCGCGGGGACAACCTCCCACACGGAGCTCGGCCTGCCCGCCGACACCGCCTTTTTTCGCCGCATCACGGCGTTCCAAGGCGAGGCGGAATCCGAGCCCAACCAAGCCGAGGGCCGAACGACTCCTTTGAACGCCGTTCTCGGTCCCGAAGCGGCGGACGGGACTTTGCGCAGCGCCCTGGATGAAAACGGCGTGCTCCACGTGACCTATTTCGACCCGTCTCAACGGGGGCTCCGCTACGTGACATGGAACGGAACCAATTGGAGCTCCCCGGAATGGATCGATGAAAACGCCACCGGGTACCCCGCCGCGGACGGGTCCGCCATGTTCCTCGTGGCGTCGGACCTCGCCCTGGACGCGAGGGGGCGACCCCACGTGGTCTTCTACACCGAGTCCGAAGGACTCCGCTGGGCCGTGAGCGAGAACGGCGCCTGGACAAAAGAAACCGTCGCCGCCACTGACGCCAGCGTGATCGCCAATCTCGTGGTGGACCCCAGCGGAGAACCCCGCGTTCTCTGGTCCGCCCCGGGGCAGGGCGCCGCGCTCCTCACGGCCCGTCGATCGCCGACGGGCTGGACCGCCGAGCCCGTGGCCACCGGCGTGACCGCCAACACCAGCCATTTGGCCCTTGATGAGTCGGGCCGCGTGCACGTGGCCTACGGGACCAACGACGGCCCCCACGCCCTGTATTACACCGTGCGGGACGCCGAGGGCTGGTCCGCGCCGGAACCCGTGGATTCCCTGGAGGAGTGGCGCTACCGGGTGGAGCCGACGATCCTGATCGACGGCGAGGGCCGTCCGCGGGTCGTGGATTGCCTGAACAACCGCGACGGCCGGGTGCGCTACAACGTCCGGACCGATTCCGGTTGGATCGGGGAATATGCCCATTACGACGAACCCGATTGGGAGCACACCGGAACCCCTGCGCCGGGCTTCGCCCTGGACGGCGCGGGCGCGCCCCGAACTCTCTACGCCTTGCACTTCAACTACAACCCCCATTGGTTCCGCACGGTGCTCGGCGTCCGGGGTGAAACCGGCTGGACCGAAACGGTTCTCGCCGAGGACGCCCGTTGGGGCGCCCCCGCCGCCTTGACTCTGGACGCCCAAGGCGGGGCTCAACTCTTAACGCTCTCCACGGAGGGGCGTCTTCGTTTGATTCGGGAAAACACCGGCGCTCCCGCCCCCGTGGGCGGAGGACGGACCAGCCGGGCGCAAGCCCCCCGCGGGCTCACGGGAGCGGCCCGGGGCAACAACGTCACCTGGACCTGGACCGATGGGGCGTCCAACGAAACGGGGTATCGCCTTTACGGCGCGACCTCCGCGGCCGGACCCTTCGCGCTGATCGCCGATCTCCCCCCCAACGCCACCGCCCACACGGAAACCGGGGTTTCCCCCCGGATTCCACAATACCGTTACGTAACCGTGCGGAACGCCGGCGGATCGGTCGCTTCGGCCCTTGCGAAAAGCGGTCTCGCCCGGCCGGCCCGGCCGACCGGCGTCGCCGTGTCCACGCGGACCGCCGACAGCTTGACCTGGTCCTGGACCGACCACGCCGACAACGAAACCGGCTACCGCGTCCGCCGGGCGGCCGACGGTACCGTCCTGTCCGATGACCTGCCGGCGGACACGACCGTTTGGACCCAGCCCGGACTGTCGCCCAACACCCCGCAACGGATCGTGATCGAGGCTTTCAACGAGGCCGGGAGCGCGACCTCCGTCCCCTCCCGAACCGCCTTCACGCTCGCCAACGCGCCCGTCGGTTCCACTCTGTCCTGGGCGGACAGTGTCTGGACACTGACCTGGGATCCCAACGGCAACCCCGCGAACACGGTTTACCGCGTTTTCCGCTCTTTGAGCGGCGCGGCGTTCACCCCGGTGCATCGCGGCACCGCGCACACCGCCGCGCTGCCGACGACGCCCGCGAACCGCCCGGTCGTCTTTAAAGTCACGGCGCAAAACGGCGATGGAATCGCGACGGGATTCGACGTGGAGATCGCCACGCGCACGCCGGTCGCTCCGAGGACCGCCGCGCTCGCCGTGACGCCGAACCCCTATCGACCGTCCCGGGGCGACCCCCTGTTCGTGGACGGATTGGCGGCGAACGCCCGGGTGCGGCTCTACGCCGCGTCGGGGCGCCTCGTGGTGGAACTGACCGCCGACGGCGAGGGACAGGCGCGGTGGGACGGGCGTTCCGGAGATGGGCGCCCCGTGGCCACCGGCGTCTATTTGGGCGTGGTCGACGGCGACGGATCCCGCCAGGTCTTCCGGGTGGCGGTTTTGAAGTAA
- a CDS encoding methyltransferase domain-containing protein, translating to MKLFPDLRAPVDEDEWMDTRPFDPDQARRALRYLALTNRRFGGARAILRPLARWSVRWHPGEPVRLLDVGTGGADIPIAIAQWGRKHGFSLRITAVELLPSIAALAKEAARAYPEITVLTRDLRDLPQELTFDYVTASLFLHHVPVGLRTEALRAMDRRARKGLVISDLRRGLLSYWAAGAAAGLWGDKILRHDSPLAVRRSFRADELDALARETGLTYLRARNESWFRLTLSGEKA from the coding sequence GTGAAACTTTTTCCGGATCTGCGCGCTCCCGTCGATGAGGACGAATGGATGGACACCCGCCCCTTCGACCCGGACCAGGCCCGGCGGGCCCTCCGCTACCTGGCCCTCACCAACCGACGGTTTGGGGGCGCACGGGCTATTTTGCGCCCCCTGGCCCGCTGGAGCGTCCGTTGGCACCCGGGCGAGCCGGTGCGTCTTTTGGACGTGGGCACGGGCGGCGCGGACATTCCCATCGCCATCGCGCAATGGGGCCGCAAGCACGGTTTTTCCCTTCGCATCACCGCGGTCGAGCTGCTCCCTTCCATCGCCGCTTTGGCCAAAGAGGCGGCGCGGGCCTACCCCGAAATCACGGTGCTGACACGCGACCTCCGGGACCTGCCCCAGGAGTTGACATTTGATTATGTCACCGCGTCCTTGTTCCTCCACCACGTTCCGGTGGGACTGCGGACCGAGGCGCTCCGGGCCATGGACCGCCGTGCCCGCAAGGGGCTCGTGATCTCCGACTTGCGTCGCGGCCTTCTGTCCTACTGGGCGGCGGGGGCGGCGGCCGGCCTGTGGGGCGACAAGATCCTCCGCCACGACAGCCCCTTGGCCGTGCGGCGTTCTTTTCGAGCGGACGAATTGGACGCCCTGGCCAGGGAAACCGGGCTCACTTATTTGCGGGCGCGCAACGAGTCCTGGTTTCGCTTAACTCTTTCGGGGGAGAAGGCTTGA